A window of Diospyros lotus cultivar Yz01 chromosome 14, ASM1463336v1, whole genome shotgun sequence contains these coding sequences:
- the LOC127789974 gene encoding WRKY transcription factor 44 yields MEVKEAERIVIAKPVPSRPTCSTFKSFSELLAGAINSSPSPPPSNVCSQTAITAIRPKTVRFKPTGNHAPFGLVSSQANMPGAAACCSSDKVDRASNSDNKSTVVYKPLAKVASRTMFSLLANQGNSNISHQQAPGQVEVCVQPPTKYEYHFGSALDSNLHQNIPLQTEREKMTESSQIASQSMEDDQRFLRPTSNGDRPSYDGYNWRKYGQKQVKGSEYPRSYYKCTHPNCPVKKKVERSLDGQIAEIVYKGEHNHLKPQPPKRNASDGQEQGFVSDGTVQETNNRSWSNLLNEKNDDFEGRTENQDEVGLPGFSTYSGKAPLSYDPATAGAGNTGLRTRQNSSGLRRACEQERNQGSEAEDKETLSKRRKIANEPGTSGEGVQEPPDAVQSATDPETVSDGFRWRKYGQKVVKGSPYPRSYYRCTSLKCNVRKHVERASDDPTTFITTYEGKHNHDVPTKNMNPPASEPDSQAATSEDK; encoded by the exons ATGGAGGTTAAAGAGGCAGAGCGGATAGTTATTGCCAAACCAGTTCCTTCAAGGCCTACTTGTTCCAccttcaaatcattctcggAGCTCCTTGCTGGTGCCATAaattcctctccctctccccctcCCTCTAATGTATGTTCTCAAACTGCAATTACTGCCATTAGACCAAAAACTGTGAGATTCAAGCCAACAGGGAATCATGCTCCATTTGGGCTGGTTTCTTCCCAG GCCAATATGCCGGGGGCTGCCGCTTGTTGTTCATCTGATAAGGTGGATAGGGCCTCGAATTCAGACAACAAATCTACTGTAGTATACAAGCCCTTAGCAAAGGTTGCATCGAGGACGATGTTTTCTCTGTTGGCGAATCAG GGGAACTCCAACATTAGTCATCAACAAGCTCCAGGTCAGGTGGAAGTCTGTGTTCAACCGCCAACCAAATATGAATATCATTTTGGATCTGCCCTTGATTCAAATCTTCATCAGAATATTCCATTGCAAACAGAAAGGGAGAAGATGACTGAGTCATCCCAGATAGCATCACAGAGTATGGAAGACGATCAAAGGTTTTTGCGGCCCACTAGTAATGGGGATCGACCCTCTTATGATGGGTATAACTGGAGGAAGTACGGGCAAAAGCAGGTTAAAGGAAGTGAGTACCCAAGAAGTTATTACAAGTGCACGCACCCGAATTGCCCCGTGAAAAAGAAGGTTGAGAGGTCGTTGGATGGCCAGATAGCAGAAATTGTCTACAAAGGGGAGCACAACCATTTGAAGCCTCAGCCTCCTAAGCGCAATGCATCAGATGGACAAGAGCAAGGATTTGTATCTGATGGGACCGTACAAGAGACAAACAACCGATCATGGAGTAACCTACTCAATGAGAAGAATGATGATTTTGAAGGTAGAACGGAAAACCAGGATGAAGTTGGATTGCCCGGCTTCTCAACTTATTCAGGCAAAGCCCCGTTGTCTTATGATCCTGCTACTGCTGGGGCAGGCAATACTGGTTTGAGAACTCGCCAGAATTCTAGTGGTCTTAGAAGGGCTTGTGAGCAAGAAAGAAACCAGGGGTCGGAAGCAGAAGACAAAGAAACTCTAAGTAAAAGAAG GAAAATTGCGAATGAACCGGGCACATCAGGGGAAGGAGTGCAAGAGCCACCTGATGCCGTTCAGAGTGCAACAGATCCCGAGACAGTAAGTGATGGCTTTCGTTGGAGGAAATATGGGCAGAAAGTTGTCAAGGGAAGTCCATATCCCAG AAGTTACTATAGATGCACCAGTCTCAAGTGCAATGTGCGCAAGCATGTCGAAAGAGCATCAGACGATCCAACTACGTTTATCACCACATATGAGGGGAAACACAACCATGATGTTCCCACCAAGAACATGAATCCACCTGCATCTGAACCGGATTCACAGGCTGCAACTTCAGAGGACAAATGA
- the LOC127789976 gene encoding probable serine/threonine-protein kinase PBL7, with amino-acid sequence MGWFPCSGQSSQAAMKRRRRKKQTQDPIKPTSDKLKTNPSLKLKESSKDEGSNIAAQTFTFRELANAARNFRGDCLLGEGGFGRVYKGRLESSNQVVAIKQLNRNGLQGNREFLVEVLMLSLLHHSNLVNLIGYCADGDQRLLVYEYMPLGSLEDHLHGLPVGKKQLDWNTRMKIAAGAAKGLEYLHDKASPPVIYRDLKSSNILLDEDYNPKLSDFGLAKVGPVGDKSHVSTRVMGTYGYCAPEYAMTGQLTLKSDVYSFGVVLLEIITGRKAVENSKTAGEQNLVAWARPLFNDRRKYSQLADPNLQGQYPERGLYQALAVAAMCVQEQPTMRPVIADVVTALSFLASKKYDHENQPSQSSHWTPCTPPRSRRNIGIRLDSDNGSERDSSRRSN; translated from the exons ATGGGTTGGTTTCCTTGCTCTGGACAATCGAGCCAGGCGGCaatgaagaggaggaggaggaagaaacagACTCAAGACCCAATTAAACCTACTTCAG ATAAATTGAAGACAAATCCCTCTTTGAAGCTAAAGGAGTCATCAAAAGATGAAGGGTCCAATATTGCAGCTCAGACTTTCACATTCCGTGAACTAGCTAATGCTGCCAGAAATTTCAGAGGTGATTGTCTTCTTGGAGAGGGAGGCTTTGGCAGAGTATATAAAGGGCGACTGGAAAGTTCTAATCAG GTTGTGGCCATCAAGCAACTTAATCGTAATGGATTGCAAGGGAACAGGGAATTCCTTGTTGAAGTGCTGATGTTGAGTTTGCTTCACCATTCTAACCTTGTTAATCTGATTGGTTATTGTGCTGATGGTGATCAGAGGCTTTTGGTTTATGAATATATGCCACTCGGATCTTTAGAGGACCATCTTCATG GCCTTCCTGTGGGCAAGAAACAACTTGATTGgaatacaagaatgaaaatagcTGCTGGGGCAGCAAAAGGATTGGAGTATTTGCATGACAAAGCCAGCCCCCCTGTAATATACCGTGATTTAAAATCCTCCAATATTTTGCTGGATGAGGATTATAATCCCAAGCTTTCTGATTTTGGGTTGGCCAAAGTTGGGCCTGTAGGTGATAAATCACATGTATCAACAAGGGTTATGGGTACTTATGGCTACTGTGCCCCTGAGTATGCAATGACTGGTCAGCTGACTCTGAAATCAGATGTTTATAGCTTTGGGGTTGTTCTTTTGGAGATCATCACAGGCAGGAAAGCAGTTGAGAATTCAAAAACAGCAGGAGAGCAAAATTTGGTAGCATGG GCAAGACCCTTATTCAATGATCGAAGAAAGTACTCACAGTTGGCTGATCCAAATCTCCAGGGTCAGTACCCTGAAAGGGGCTTGTATCAAGCTCTTGCAGTTGCAGCGATGTGTGTTCAAGAGCAACCTACAATGCGTCCTGTCATTGCTGACGTAGTAACAGCTTTAAGTTTCCTCGCTTCAAAGAAGTATGACCACGAAAATCAGCCAAGTCAAAGCTCCCATTGGACTCCTTGTACTCCTCCTAGGTCGAGGAGAAATATTGGTATAAGACTTGACAGTGACAATGGATCCGAGAGAGACTCATCCAGAAGATCAAATTAG